The proteins below are encoded in one region of Marinobacter sp. F4206:
- a CDS encoding ChrR family anti-sigma-E factor, whose protein sequence is MTRHHPDSLSLMEYSAGNLSEPHALCIRLHLDECPQCRSRVDTLDSLGAVMMEHQPKVSVSETMFDDILSKIDSTPAEPAPTLPVSRMSPLEKLLGEDINKLPWKRQLGDVSVLDITDRFPGQREQVVLQKLSAGGKAPAHTHRGEETTIVLQGAFADQKGVFNQWDFVVLNEQDEHKPVAVGCEDCITLSVLSAPVKLTGTFTRMLNPFIR, encoded by the coding sequence ATGACACGGCATCATCCCGACAGCCTGAGTTTGATGGAGTACAGTGCGGGCAACCTGAGCGAGCCTCATGCTCTGTGTATCCGGCTACACCTGGACGAATGTCCACAATGTCGTAGCCGCGTGGATACACTTGATAGCCTGGGTGCGGTGATGATGGAACACCAGCCAAAAGTGTCAGTCTCCGAAACGATGTTCGACGACATCCTGTCGAAGATTGACAGTACTCCAGCGGAACCGGCACCGACGCTACCTGTCTCCAGAATGAGTCCGCTCGAGAAATTGCTGGGCGAAGACATCAACAAGTTGCCGTGGAAACGCCAGCTCGGTGATGTGAGTGTTCTGGACATTACCGACAGGTTCCCGGGCCAACGGGAACAGGTCGTGCTGCAGAAGCTCTCTGCCGGCGGTAAGGCTCCGGCCCACACCCATCGTGGCGAAGAGACCACCATCGTTTTGCAGGGTGCTTTTGCCGACCAGAAAGGCGTTTTCAATCAGTGGGACTTTGTGGTCCTCAACGAGCAGGATGAACACAAGCCGGTGGCCGTTGGCTGTGAAGACTGCATCACCCTGTCCGTTTTGAGCGCACCCGTAAAGCTGACGGGCACCTTCACCCGGATGCTCAATCCGTTTATTCGCTGA
- a CDS encoding sigma-70 family RNA polymerase sigma factor: MSTLEQKPASSEGRKDPWSQLLQKVGKNQDREAYHALFEHFGPQIKYYAMANGLASHAEELVQEVFVSIWRRSCLYDWRKAAASTWIFTIARNQRIDMLRKMQRTSAEMPVETEDLWQIPGEHENEPVTSLHRLMSERRVRESLSHLPEEQITVIAKVYMENKSHQMVADELAIPLGTVKSRVRLALNKLKVILQDQNV; this comes from the coding sequence GTGAGCACACTGGAGCAAAAGCCGGCGAGTTCCGAGGGACGAAAAGATCCCTGGAGCCAGCTGCTGCAGAAAGTGGGCAAGAACCAGGATCGCGAGGCCTACCACGCGCTCTTCGAGCACTTCGGCCCCCAGATCAAGTATTACGCCATGGCGAACGGCTTGGCCAGTCACGCGGAGGAGCTGGTTCAGGAGGTCTTCGTCTCAATCTGGCGCAGGTCGTGCCTGTATGACTGGCGTAAAGCGGCCGCCTCCACCTGGATTTTCACGATCGCCCGGAACCAGCGTATTGATATGCTGCGCAAGATGCAGCGTACCAGTGCGGAAATGCCGGTCGAGACGGAAGATCTCTGGCAGATTCCGGGCGAACACGAAAACGAACCGGTCACGTCCCTGCATCGTCTGATGTCAGAGCGGCGTGTCCGCGAATCACTGAGTCATCTGCCAGAAGAGCAGATCACCGTGATCGCCAAAGTCTATATGGAAAACAAGTCCCATCAGATGGTCGCCGACGAGCTGGCCATTCCGCTTGGGACCGTTAAAAGCCGGGTGCGCCTGGCCTTGAACAAACTGAAAGTGATTTTGCAGGACCAGAACGTATGA
- a CDS encoding DUF6316 family protein: MDVRKGEAERHWFRSDRFELVNGQWFFQTREGVLEGPFDNIREAQMELLLYLRHSEDVLYSGTG, from the coding sequence ATGGATGTGCGCAAGGGTGAGGCAGAACGTCACTGGTTTCGCAGTGACCGGTTCGAATTGGTGAATGGACAATGGTTCTTTCAGACTCGTGAGGGGGTGCTCGAGGGGCCTTTCGACAATATCAGGGAAGCGCAAATGGAGTTGCTGCTCTATCTTCGTCACTCCGAGGATGTGCTATACAGTGGCACCGGCTGA
- the trmB gene encoding tRNA (guanosine(46)-N7)-methyltransferase TrmB, with the protein MTDQKDPHNPKDAAAESPVTTRRGVRSFVLRQGRMTEGQKKAYERSWPKFGLTREHGMIDPRQVFGRDAMLNLEIGFGMGKSLADMAEAAPEQDFIGVEVHLPGVGALLKEVEDRGLENVRIYNIDANDVIDLCLPDACLDRVMVFFPDPWHKKKHHKRRLIQPEFVQRLRHKLRVGGILHLATDWENYSEHMMEVMSESEGFANTLAVGEFSPRPEDRPITKFEKRGEGLGHGVWDLLFYRTN; encoded by the coding sequence ATGACCGATCAAAAAGACCCGCACAACCCGAAAGACGCAGCCGCGGAGTCGCCGGTAACGACGCGTCGTGGCGTGCGCAGTTTTGTCCTGCGTCAGGGGCGAATGACCGAAGGGCAGAAGAAAGCGTACGAGCGCAGCTGGCCGAAATTTGGCCTGACCCGCGAGCATGGCATGATCGACCCGCGGCAGGTGTTCGGACGTGATGCCATGCTCAACCTCGAAATCGGTTTTGGCATGGGCAAGTCCCTGGCCGATATGGCGGAGGCTGCGCCGGAGCAGGACTTCATCGGTGTGGAAGTTCATCTGCCCGGGGTCGGGGCCCTGCTTAAGGAGGTGGAAGACCGGGGGCTGGAGAATGTCCGAATCTACAACATCGATGCCAATGACGTGATCGATCTGTGTTTGCCGGATGCCTGTCTCGACCGGGTCATGGTGTTCTTCCCGGATCCCTGGCACAAGAAAAAGCATCACAAGCGCCGGTTGATCCAGCCGGAGTTTGTGCAGCGTCTGCGCCACAAGTTGCGGGTGGGCGGAATCCTTCATCTGGCGACGGACTGGGAGAACTACTCCGAGCACATGATGGAAGTGATGAGTGAGTCCGAAGGTTTTGCCAACACCCTGGCGGTGGGTGAATTTTCACCTCGACCGGAAGATCGCCCCATCACCAAGTTCGAGAAACGCGGTGAAGGGCTTGGGCACGGAGTCTGGGATCTGCTGTTCTATCGCACCAACTGA
- a CDS encoding AraC family transcriptional regulator translates to MKAPGPTGTLPVMRAHYADILCQLAEDRGVSRLGLLAAAGIRPSMLGHPENFITVDQFTALCREALARCGDDTLGLEFGNRLKFTTHGSLAQAAISCDNLEQALSVLIKYFRIRFAYMNLCFFTEADEAVLQLDLSHEFEDLHRFNIEVVMASLMDVNLLLFGQRLIEGGRCLLDFAEPADSSVYRALFGQRVEFARGVNQLRFHRRFLDLPMSLSNPVTQRVAEAQCEQEMRSMEAATSVAARVERALASARGGRLPGLEEIADQMHVSPRTLRRQLATEGVRFQRLQDRLRHQRALELLDRNELGIDAIAETLGYSDPSNFGRAFRKWQGVSPGVWRRSRDGDDHSSR, encoded by the coding sequence ATGAAAGCCCCAGGCCCTACCGGCACCTTGCCGGTCATGCGTGCCCATTACGCGGATATTCTGTGCCAGCTCGCCGAGGACAGGGGCGTTTCGCGCCTGGGTCTGCTGGCAGCGGCCGGGATTCGGCCCTCCATGCTGGGGCATCCGGAGAACTTTATTACGGTGGATCAGTTCACCGCCTTGTGCCGCGAAGCGCTGGCCCGGTGCGGCGATGACACGCTCGGCCTGGAATTCGGTAACCGTCTGAAATTTACCACTCATGGCTCCCTGGCACAGGCGGCCATCAGCTGCGACAACCTGGAGCAGGCGCTCTCGGTGTTGATCAAGTATTTCCGCATCCGTTTCGCCTACATGAACCTGTGTTTCTTTACCGAAGCGGACGAAGCGGTGTTGCAACTGGATTTGAGCCACGAGTTTGAAGACTTGCACCGGTTCAACATTGAAGTGGTGATGGCGTCGCTTATGGACGTCAATCTCCTGTTGTTTGGGCAACGATTGATTGAGGGCGGACGTTGTCTGCTCGATTTTGCCGAACCGGCTGACAGCTCGGTGTATCGGGCTCTGTTTGGTCAGCGCGTGGAATTCGCACGCGGCGTCAACCAGTTGCGTTTCCATCGGCGCTTCCTCGACCTGCCGATGTCGCTGTCCAATCCGGTCACCCAGCGAGTGGCGGAAGCCCAGTGCGAACAGGAAATGCGCTCCATGGAGGCCGCAACCTCCGTGGCGGCCCGGGTGGAGCGTGCGTTAGCCTCTGCCCGGGGTGGTCGGCTACCCGGTCTGGAGGAAATTGCTGACCAGATGCACGTATCGCCGAGAACGCTCAGGCGCCAGCTGGCAACCGAGGGTGTGCGCTTCCAGCGCTTGCAGGATCGGCTACGACACCAGCGGGCGCTGGAATTGTTAGACCGCAACGAACTGGGTATCGACGCCATTGCCGAAACCCTCGGTTACAGTGATCCATCCAATTTCGGCCGGGCATTCCGGAAATGGCAGGGCGTTTCGCCCGGTGTCTGGCGCCGGAGTCGTGATGGTGACGATCACTCCTCCAGGTAG
- a CDS encoding YifB family Mg chelatase-like AAA ATPase: MLAIVHSRACIGVSAPAVTVEVHLSGGLPALSIVGLPETGVRESKERVRSALLNAGFEFPARRITINLAPADLPKEGGRFDLPIALGILAASGQIPADSLGACEFVGELSLDGALRPLKGVLPSVLAARNDSRALLVPLANADEAALASQEDVLAAGHLLAVCEHLAGRARLVPLARASARSGLDAARDLPDLSDVRGQSVPRRALEVAAAGNHNLLFFGPPGTGKSMLASRLPGILPPLTDEAAMEVASVHSVAGLASGVEGWCRPPFRAPHHTASAVAMVGGGSSPRPGEISLAHRGVLFLDELPEFERRVLEVLREPMETGEIAISRAARQVRFPACFQVVGAMNPCPCGFNGHPTVECQCTPQQVLRYRSKISGPLLDRFDLHVEVPVQSGDLLMRPVGEGESSALVAARVADARARQDGRGHLNSALSGRALQEACRLDEPGERLLSGAMEKLGLSARALHRILRVARTLADLDGCHALAQSHLMEALGYRQLDRQQGRSGLVSS, encoded by the coding sequence ATGCTTGCTATTGTTCATTCCCGCGCCTGCATTGGCGTGTCGGCTCCGGCGGTAACCGTCGAAGTTCATCTCTCCGGTGGCTTGCCGGCCCTCTCCATCGTCGGCCTGCCGGAAACCGGGGTCAGGGAGAGTAAGGAGCGAGTGCGCAGTGCGCTGCTCAACGCCGGGTTTGAGTTCCCGGCTCGCCGCATCACCATCAATCTCGCCCCCGCGGACCTGCCCAAAGAGGGTGGCCGATTCGATTTGCCCATTGCGCTTGGCATCCTGGCCGCCTCCGGTCAGATCCCCGCAGACAGTCTCGGTGCCTGTGAATTCGTCGGAGAATTGTCCCTTGATGGTGCACTCCGCCCTCTGAAGGGTGTTCTGCCGTCGGTGCTGGCCGCCCGCAATGACAGCCGGGCCTTGCTGGTGCCCCTCGCCAATGCCGACGAGGCCGCGCTGGCCAGTCAGGAGGATGTCCTGGCGGCTGGGCATCTGCTGGCGGTGTGTGAGCACCTGGCGGGTCGCGCCCGGTTGGTGCCGTTGGCCAGGGCATCTGCGAGGTCCGGGCTGGACGCTGCCCGGGATTTGCCGGACCTGTCCGATGTCCGCGGCCAGAGCGTACCGCGGCGAGCCCTCGAAGTGGCCGCTGCGGGAAATCATAACCTGCTGTTCTTCGGGCCACCCGGGACCGGTAAGAGCATGCTCGCCAGCCGGCTGCCGGGCATTCTGCCACCATTGACTGATGAGGCCGCCATGGAGGTGGCCAGCGTGCATTCGGTGGCGGGTCTGGCATCGGGTGTCGAGGGCTGGTGCCGGCCACCGTTTCGCGCGCCCCACCATACCGCTTCCGCGGTGGCGATGGTCGGTGGTGGTAGCAGCCCCCGGCCGGGGGAGATCTCCCTGGCCCATCGGGGCGTACTTTTCCTTGATGAGTTACCGGAGTTCGAGCGTCGGGTACTTGAGGTGCTGCGTGAACCCATGGAAACCGGGGAAATTGCCATCAGCAGGGCTGCGCGGCAGGTTCGGTTTCCGGCCTGTTTCCAGGTCGTGGGCGCAATGAATCCCTGTCCGTGCGGTTTCAACGGGCACCCCACCGTTGAGTGCCAGTGCACGCCCCAGCAAGTCCTGCGCTACCGGTCGAAAATTTCCGGTCCGCTTCTGGATCGGTTTGATTTGCACGTGGAGGTGCCGGTCCAGAGTGGTGACCTCCTGATGCGACCGGTGGGGGAAGGCGAATCCAGTGCCCTGGTGGCGGCCCGGGTGGCCGACGCCCGGGCCCGTCAAGATGGCCGCGGTCACCTGAACTCGGCCCTCTCCGGTCGGGCGCTTCAGGAGGCCTGCCGTCTGGATGAGCCGGGTGAGCGCCTCCTGTCGGGAGCCATGGAGAAGCTAGGGCTCTCTGCGCGGGCTTTGCACCGGATTCTCCGGGTGGCCCGGACCCTGGCCGACCTGGATGGCTGTCACGCGCTCGCCCAGTCGCACCTGATGGAGGCCCTCGGGTATCGCCAGCTTGACCGCCAGCAGGGACGGAGTGGGTTGGTGTCCTCCTGA
- the glnK gene encoding P-II family nitrogen regulator yields MKLVTAIIKPFKLDDVREALSEIGVQGVTVTEVKGFGRQKGHTELYRGAEYVVDFLPKVKVEVAIGDNLLDQVIESITKAANTGKIGDGKIFVTELEQAIRIRTGETGEEAV; encoded by the coding sequence ATGAAACTTGTGACAGCGATCATCAAGCCTTTCAAACTGGATGATGTCCGTGAGGCACTATCCGAGATTGGAGTGCAAGGCGTAACCGTCACTGAAGTCAAAGGCTTCGGTCGGCAAAAAGGCCACACAGAACTCTACCGTGGTGCGGAGTATGTCGTGGACTTCCTTCCCAAGGTCAAAGTAGAAGTTGCCATCGGCGACAACCTGCTGGACCAGGTCATCGAATCCATCACCAAGGCGGCCAACACCGGCAAGATCGGTGACGGCAAGATCTTCGTGACTGAACTGGAGCAAGCCATCCGGATCCGGACTGGTGAAACCGGCGAAGAAGCGGTCTGA
- the speE gene encoding polyamine aminopropyltransferase yields the protein MTALNEGWFTEVFQDQGTAFSLQVKKKLHEEQTPFQKLEIYETETFGNLMVLDGCVMLTTRDNFLYHEMMTHPALFTHKDPKKVVIVGGGDCGTLKEVLKHPGVEEAWQVEIDERVTRMSEKYFPELCESNGDPRANFFFGDGIQWIRDIEPNSLDLIIIDSTDPVGPAEGLFALDFYRDAMLALRDGGLIVQQSESPLLHTNTIIKSIHEDMRKAGFDHVQTLPFPQPVYPTGWWSCTMAGKDKPVRYFREEDADTRPFVTRYYNAGVHLGALAMPQFMLDALEDPVVPGEA from the coding sequence ATGACGGCATTGAACGAAGGCTGGTTTACCGAGGTGTTTCAGGATCAGGGAACGGCGTTTTCCCTGCAGGTAAAGAAGAAACTGCACGAAGAGCAGACCCCGTTCCAGAAACTGGAAATCTACGAAACCGAGACCTTCGGCAATCTGATGGTACTGGACGGTTGTGTGATGCTGACCACCCGGGACAACTTCCTGTATCACGAGATGATGACCCATCCGGCCCTGTTCACTCATAAGGATCCGAAAAAAGTGGTGATTGTAGGTGGCGGCGACTGCGGTACCCTGAAGGAAGTGCTCAAACACCCCGGGGTGGAAGAGGCCTGGCAGGTGGAAATCGACGAGCGGGTGACCCGCATGTCCGAGAAGTACTTTCCGGAGCTGTGTGAATCCAATGGTGACCCCCGCGCCAATTTCTTTTTCGGCGATGGCATCCAGTGGATTCGTGATATTGAGCCCAACAGCCTCGATCTGATCATCATCGACAGCACCGATCCTGTGGGTCCGGCGGAAGGGCTTTTTGCGCTCGATTTCTACCGCGACGCCATGCTGGCTCTGCGTGACGGTGGCTTGATCGTGCAGCAGAGCGAATCGCCCCTGCTGCACACCAATACCATCATCAAGTCGATCCACGAGGATATGCGCAAAGCCGGATTTGATCACGTTCAGACCCTGCCGTTTCCGCAACCGGTGTATCCGACGGGTTGGTGGAGTTGCACCATGGCTGGCAAGGATAAACCGGTTCGTTACTTCCGAGAGGAAGACGCCGATACCCGCCCGTTCGTGACACGCTATTACAATGCCGGTGTTCACCTCGGAGCCCTGGCCATGCCCCAGTTCATGCTGGATGCCCTGGAGGACCCGGTTGTACCCGGGGAGGCCTGA
- the speA gene encoding biosynthetic arginine decarboxylase: MSEPSGTAAHKVYNIAHWSDGYIGVNRDGEVLIRPDRGHSQARINLPELTRSLSDSGIQLPVLIRFTDILHDRVNKLCNAFNRVAADQEYRGQYTAVYPIKVNQQHRVVEELVSAEPAASKGQIGLEAGSKPELMAVLAMSRQPGSVIVCNGYKDREYIRLALIGQRLGHRVFIVVEKQSELPLILKEARDLEVSPLIGVRARLATIGKGNWQNTGGEKSKFGLSASQVLDVVNTLRDADALDTLQLLHFHLGSQIANIRDIQTGLRECARFYSELRQMGAPIGTVDIGGGLGVDYEGTRSRSSCSMNYSVHEYAYNVIHVLQAECDRHGLPHPDLISESGRALTAHHSVLVTNVIDREVPDNRDPVAPAAEASGPLHDLWRDLQSLEDADTPRSLAEIYHDVMHAMADVHAQFAHGLLTLKERADAETLYTRCCRMLRSQLDSANRAHREIIDELNEKLAEKLFVNFSLFQSLPDVWGIDQIFPVMPINGLNRPLNRRAVIQDITCDSDGRIDQYVDGQGTETTLPLPEDRPGEPLLMGFFMTGAYQEILGDMHNLFGDTHSVDVRMNSAGGFEIGTPITGDTVAKVLRYVNFEPDALLEAYQRKFRASDLSEQNQTALLAELAAGLEGYTYLEE, from the coding sequence ATGAGCGAACCCAGCGGCACCGCTGCCCACAAGGTCTACAACATTGCCCACTGGAGCGATGGTTATATTGGCGTGAACCGGGATGGCGAAGTCCTGATACGTCCGGATCGCGGCCACAGTCAGGCTAGGATCAATCTTCCGGAGCTGACCCGCTCACTGTCGGATTCCGGCATTCAGTTACCCGTACTCATTCGTTTTACCGACATCCTCCACGATCGGGTCAACAAGCTGTGCAACGCCTTCAACCGGGTCGCCGCAGACCAGGAGTACCGGGGTCAGTACACGGCCGTCTACCCAATCAAGGTCAACCAGCAGCATCGGGTGGTCGAGGAACTGGTGTCTGCAGAGCCGGCCGCCAGCAAAGGCCAGATCGGACTTGAGGCCGGCAGCAAGCCCGAACTCATGGCGGTACTGGCCATGTCCCGACAGCCAGGCTCGGTCATTGTGTGCAATGGTTATAAGGACCGGGAATACATCCGCCTGGCTCTGATCGGCCAAAGACTGGGCCACCGGGTGTTCATCGTGGTGGAAAAACAATCCGAGTTGCCACTGATCCTAAAGGAAGCCCGCGACCTTGAGGTTTCCCCCCTGATCGGTGTTCGCGCCCGACTCGCGACCATTGGTAAAGGCAACTGGCAGAACACCGGTGGCGAGAAATCCAAGTTCGGTCTGTCGGCCAGCCAGGTGCTGGACGTCGTCAACACACTGCGCGATGCCGACGCCCTCGACACCCTGCAATTGCTCCACTTCCATCTTGGCTCCCAGATCGCCAACATCCGCGACATCCAGACTGGCCTGCGGGAATGTGCCCGCTTCTACAGCGAGCTGCGACAGATGGGAGCCCCCATCGGCACTGTTGATATTGGTGGCGGCCTGGGCGTGGATTACGAAGGTACTCGCTCACGCAGCAGTTGCTCGATGAACTACAGCGTTCATGAATACGCCTATAACGTCATTCACGTGCTGCAGGCGGAGTGCGACCGGCATGGCCTACCCCATCCGGACCTGATCAGCGAATCCGGCCGAGCGCTGACTGCGCACCATTCGGTGCTGGTGACCAACGTCATCGACCGGGAAGTACCGGACAACCGCGACCCTGTAGCGCCCGCCGCTGAAGCATCGGGGCCACTGCACGATCTGTGGCGTGACCTCCAGAGCCTGGAGGATGCCGACACTCCCCGCTCACTGGCAGAGATCTACCACGACGTCATGCACGCCATGGCCGACGTCCATGCCCAGTTCGCGCACGGCCTGCTGACACTGAAGGAGCGAGCCGATGCAGAGACGCTCTACACCCGCTGCTGTCGCATGCTTCGCAGTCAGCTGGACAGCGCCAACCGGGCACACCGGGAAATCATTGACGAACTGAACGAGAAACTCGCCGAGAAACTGTTCGTGAATTTCTCCCTGTTCCAGTCGCTGCCGGATGTCTGGGGCATCGATCAGATTTTTCCGGTCATGCCGATCAACGGTCTGAACCGCCCACTCAATCGTCGCGCGGTCATTCAGGACATTACCTGCGACTCCGACGGTCGCATCGATCAGTACGTTGACGGTCAGGGCACCGAAACCACCCTGCCGCTTCCGGAAGACCGACCCGGCGAGCCGCTGCTGATGGGCTTTTTCATGACCGGCGCCTACCAGGAGATCCTGGGTGACATGCACAACCTGTTCGGCGACACCCACTCGGTGGATGTGCGAATGAATTCGGCCGGCGGTTTTGAAATCGGCACGCCCATTACCGGAGACACCGTGGCGAAGGTACTGCGTTACGTGAACTTTGAGCCCGACGCCCTGCTGGAAGCCTATCAGCGCAAGTTCCGCGCCAGTGACCTGTCCGAACAGAACCAGACGGCATTGCTGGCAGAACTGGCAGCGGGCCTGGAAGGGTATACCTACCTGGAGGAGTGA
- a CDS encoding ammonium transporter translates to MESNLNHIFELQYAMDTFYFLVCGALVMWMAAGFAMLEAGLVRAKNTTEILTKNVALFAVACTMYLICGYDIMYGGGIFLSGITTVAEMDDAAVAGVIAASTEAGFGDMGEYSGASDFFFQVVFVATAMSIVSGAVAERMKLWAFLAFAVVMCGVIYPMQGSWTWNGDSVFGIYELSYSDYAGSGIVHMAGAAAALAGVLLLGARKGKYGANGQIKAFPGANLPLATLGTFILWMGWFGFNGGSTLKLGGIGVANEVANVFLNTNAAAAGGLIAALIVARIMFGKADLTMALNGALAGLVAITAEPADPSPLLATVIGAIGGVIVVFSIVTLDKLRIDDPVGAISVHGVVGIWGIFAVLLSDADATFMGQLVGMLTIFVWVFGTSLIVWSILKAVMGIRVSEEDEYEGVDLSECGMEAYPEFVSSKP, encoded by the coding sequence ATGGAAAGCAATCTTAATCATATCTTTGAACTGCAGTACGCAATGGACACCTTCTACTTCCTGGTGTGCGGTGCCCTGGTCATGTGGATGGCTGCGGGTTTCGCAATGCTGGAAGCCGGTCTGGTGCGTGCAAAAAACACCACTGAAATCCTGACTAAAAACGTCGCTCTGTTCGCCGTTGCCTGTACGATGTACCTGATCTGCGGCTACGACATCATGTATGGCGGCGGTATCTTCCTCAGCGGCATCACCACCGTTGCTGAAATGGACGACGCGGCCGTGGCCGGCGTTATTGCTGCCTCCACCGAAGCCGGCTTCGGCGACATGGGCGAGTACAGCGGCGCTTCCGACTTCTTCTTCCAGGTAGTCTTCGTGGCAACTGCCATGTCCATCGTTTCCGGTGCGGTCGCCGAGCGTATGAAGCTCTGGGCCTTCCTGGCCTTCGCAGTGGTTATGTGCGGCGTGATCTACCCGATGCAGGGCTCCTGGACCTGGAACGGCGATTCCGTATTCGGCATCTACGAGCTGAGCTACAGCGACTATGCCGGTTCCGGTATCGTTCACATGGCCGGTGCGGCGGCTGCCCTGGCTGGCGTCCTGCTGCTGGGTGCACGGAAAGGCAAATACGGCGCGAACGGCCAGATCAAGGCCTTCCCGGGTGCCAACCTGCCGCTGGCAACGCTTGGTACCTTCATCCTGTGGATGGGCTGGTTCGGCTTTAACGGTGGCTCTACCCTGAAACTGGGTGGTATCGGTGTCGCCAACGAAGTGGCCAACGTGTTCCTGAACACCAACGCGGCTGCTGCCGGTGGCCTGATCGCTGCGCTGATCGTGGCCCGCATCATGTTCGGCAAGGCCGATCTGACCATGGCCCTGAACGGCGCCCTGGCTGGTCTGGTAGCAATCACCGCCGAGCCGGCTGATCCGTCTCCGCTGCTGGCCACCGTCATCGGTGCCATCGGTGGTGTGATCGTGGTCTTCTCCATCGTTACCCTCGACAAGCTGCGTATCGACGATCCGGTCGGTGCCATCTCCGTCCACGGTGTGGTCGGTATCTGGGGTATCTTCGCAGTCCTGCTGTCTGACGCAGACGCGACCTTCATGGGTCAGCTGGTCGGCATGCTCACCATCTTTGTCTGGGTCTTCGGTACCAGCCTGATCGTGTGGAGCATCCTGAAGGCCGTCATGGGCATCAGGGTTTCCGAAGAGGACGAGTACGAAGGTGTGGATCTGTCCGAGTGTGGTATGGAAGCCTACCCGGAGTTTGTCAGCAGCAAGCCGTAA
- a CDS encoding SDR family NAD(P)-dependent oxidoreductase, translating to MKRVVIAGASGAIGAALVQAILDQDPESRVVGLCRDPARAPATLRDSDRVTLLPWDAMDNDSPAAVTDALATVIPANEGIDTLVYAAGLLHSDAVFPEKRLEELSADAMMQAFAVNATGFGLLVRALLPWLRHRQLKRIAAVSAKVGSITDNRLGGWYAYRSSKAALNMLVRTLAVELPRRCKPVACLALHPGTTESALSEPFRQSLAQLKVHSPEQTADHLLAVLRDVGSEANGRFLSWDGSELPW from the coding sequence ATGAAACGGGTCGTTATCGCGGGCGCTTCGGGCGCTATTGGCGCCGCATTGGTGCAGGCCATACTGGATCAGGATCCAGAAAGCCGGGTGGTCGGCCTGTGCCGGGATCCCGCTCGGGCACCTGCGACGCTTCGAGACTCGGATCGCGTTACCCTATTGCCCTGGGACGCCATGGATAATGACTCACCCGCAGCCGTAACCGACGCACTGGCGACCGTGATCCCTGCCAATGAAGGTATCGATACCCTGGTTTATGCCGCCGGGTTGTTGCACTCGGACGCCGTTTTCCCCGAGAAGCGACTGGAAGAGCTGTCCGCGGATGCCATGATGCAGGCCTTTGCGGTGAACGCGACCGGCTTCGGGCTCCTGGTTCGAGCCCTCCTTCCCTGGCTCCGGCACCGGCAGCTCAAACGCATTGCAGCCGTGTCCGCCAAGGTCGGGTCCATCACCGACAACCGGCTGGGCGGCTGGTATGCCTATCGAAGCTCCAAGGCTGCCCTGAATATGCTGGTACGGACGCTCGCCGTGGAGTTGCCCAGGCGCTGTAAGCCGGTTGCCTGCCTGGCGCTGCACCCGGGCACGACCGAATCGGCGTTGAGCGAGCCCTTTCGCCAGTCCCTGGCACAGTTGAAGGTGCATTCTCCGGAACAGACGGCGGATCACCTGCTCGCCGTCCTGCGCGACGTGGGTAGCGAGGCTAACGGTCGTTTCCTGAGTTGGGATGGTTCGGAGTTGCCCTGGTGA
- a CDS encoding accessory factor UbiK family protein → MKGPQDIFSQLQGQFGQFVPDMARAAREDFETQARATVMAVLSRLELVTREEFDAQQAVLMKTREKVEALERRVTDLEQKLQDQ, encoded by the coding sequence GTGAAAGGTCCGCAGGATATCTTTTCCCAGTTGCAGGGTCAGTTTGGCCAGTTTGTTCCCGATATGGCCCGGGCTGCCCGGGAAGATTTTGAAACCCAGGCCCGCGCCACGGTCATGGCCGTTCTGTCGCGTCTGGAGTTGGTCACTCGGGAGGAGTTTGACGCGCAGCAGGCGGTATTGATGAAGACTCGTGAGAAGGTGGAGGCGCTGGAGCGCCGGGTCACGGATCTGGAGCAGAAACTGCAGGACCAGTAA